The following are encoded in a window of Aerococcus sanguinicola genomic DNA:
- the radC gene encoding RadC family protein: protein MTDNLPLILQFKDLDKESRPRERLIAGGAERLANYELLAILLRTGSRQASVLDLAVRVLKYYENLYDLRYASIEELTKIPGIGQAKAAELLAALEFGKRVNQAQCPKFGQIGSSQEAGNWLLNEMRHYKQEHVLVLFLNTKHEVIRQQTIFIGSLIMSVAHPREIYHAAVRCCAARIIVGHNHPSGNPSPSQADIDFTQRLLDCGSLLGIDLLDHIVVGSEDFVSLREFGIF from the coding sequence ATGACAGATAATTTACCCCTCATTCTTCAATTCAAAGACCTTGATAAAGAATCCCGGCCCCGTGAACGACTGATTGCTGGTGGAGCTGAACGCCTCGCCAATTATGAATTGTTGGCTATCCTCTTAAGAACAGGAAGCCGCCAAGCCTCGGTCCTAGACCTAGCCGTGCGCGTCCTAAAGTATTACGAGAACCTCTATGACCTGCGCTATGCGTCCATCGAGGAGCTCACTAAGATTCCTGGCATTGGCCAAGCCAAGGCGGCCGAACTCCTGGCCGCTCTTGAATTTGGCAAGCGGGTCAATCAAGCCCAGTGTCCAAAATTTGGTCAGATTGGTTCTAGCCAGGAGGCAGGCAACTGGTTGCTCAATGAGATGCGCCACTACAAACAAGAACATGTCTTGGTCCTCTTTCTCAATACTAAGCATGAAGTAATCCGTCAGCAGACCATCTTTATTGGTTCCTTAATCATGAGCGTGGCCCACCCCCGAGAAATCTACCACGCAGCCGTTCGCTGCTGCGCAGCCCGCATTATCGTTGGCCATAACCATCCTTCAGGCAACCCCTCTCCTTCCCAGGCTGATATCGATTTTACCCAGCGACTCCTAGACTGCGGCAGCTTACTAGGCATTGACCTACTCGACCATATCGTGGTAGGGAGCGAAGACTTTGTCAGCCTACGCGAGTTCGGTATTTTTTAA
- a CDS encoding tRNA (mnm(5)s(2)U34)-methyltransferase, protein MHNIIQIYHHIIEESLSPGMTALDGTAGTGQDTAFLARLVGQEGMVYAFDIQAEAIQRSQERLEKEALDQQVTLIQADHACLDQYLPEGLAIDLACFNLGYLPGADKAIITQGQSTCQALDQCCQYLKAGAKILVAAYLGHPGGMEEYETVCQHLSQYPQEAFNISQVQFINQRNLPPRLIIIEKRGGSAHDNH, encoded by the coding sequence ATGCATAATATTATCCAAATCTACCACCACATCATAGAAGAGAGCCTGAGTCCCGGTATGACAGCGCTCGATGGCACCGCTGGAACAGGCCAAGATACTGCCTTTTTAGCCCGTTTAGTTGGCCAAGAAGGTATGGTCTATGCCTTCGATATCCAAGCTGAGGCGATCCAGCGCAGCCAAGAACGCTTAGAGAAAGAAGCGTTGGACCAGCAAGTGACTCTCATCCAAGCGGACCATGCCTGCTTGGACCAGTATTTGCCAGAAGGGCTTGCAATCGATCTAGCTTGCTTTAACCTAGGCTACCTGCCCGGTGCGGACAAGGCCATTATCACGCAGGGCCAATCAACTTGTCAAGCCTTGGACCAATGTTGCCAGTATCTTAAAGCAGGGGCTAAGATTCTTGTCGCCGCCTACCTAGGACACCCAGGAGGTATGGAAGAATATGAGACGGTCTGCCAACACCTAAGCCAGTATCCCCAGGAGGCTTTCAATATTAGCCAAGTCCAGTTCATTAACCAACGCAATCTCCCACCTCGCCTGATCATTATTGAAAAGAGAGGAGGAAGTGCGCATGACAACCATTAA
- a CDS encoding valine--tRNA ligase yields MQEIDMPTKYQPNEVEAGRYDQWLDSKVFEPNANPDVEPYSIVIPPPNVTGKLHLGHAWDVTLQDMIIRQKRMQGYDTLWLPGMDHAGIATQAKVEQKLREEENVSRYDLGREAFIDKTWEWKEEYAETIRKQWAKMGISVDYDRERFTLDDGLSEAVRKVFVTLYEKGLIYRGEYIINWDPVFQTALSDIEVVYKDDAGAFYHLEYPLADGSGSLRLATTRPETMLGDTAVAVHPDDERYQDYIGKTVILPLVGREIPVIADSYVDREFGTGVVKITPAHDPNDFAVGNRHQLERINVMNADGTMNEKAGKYQGMTREECRKAIVEDLKADGSLVEIEEMVHSVGHSERSDAVVEPRLSTQWFVKMAPLAEKALANQKTEDRVDFYPPRFEQTFTSWMENVHDWVISRQLWWGHQIPAWYHNETGKIYVGMEAPADEENWTQDEDVLDTWFSSALWPFSTMGWPDEEAADYQRYFPTNTLVTGYDIIFFWVSRMIFQSLEFTGRRPFQNVLIHGLIRDSEGRKMSKSLGNGVDPMDVVDQYGADALRWFLATGSTPGQDIRYYPEKLEAAWNFINKIWNASRYALMNLDGLSYDEIDLSQVTNIVDKWILTRLNETIEKVTRNFDNFEFGEAGRSLYHFIWDDFCDWYIEMSKEVLNGDDQAAKLTTRSVLAYTLDQILRLLHPIMPFVTEEIWQNVPHEGSSIVTAAYPEVQADQIDKEAAKQMEALISLIRAVRNARNENNVAPSKAIDIQIKADSPATKDMLEANSDYLDRFLNPDHLTIATDLEVPDKAMTLFFDAGEVYLPLAGFLNLDEEIARLEKEADKWRDEVARVEKKLANQGFVNNAPEAVVAKEREKGSQYQEKLQATLERIEDLKA; encoded by the coding sequence ATGCAAGAAATTGATATGCCAACAAAGTACCAGCCCAATGAAGTTGAGGCTGGCCGTTATGACCAATGGCTGGATAGCAAGGTTTTTGAACCCAATGCCAATCCTGATGTAGAGCCTTATTCGATTGTGATCCCACCACCCAACGTGACGGGTAAACTCCACCTGGGCCATGCTTGGGATGTGACTCTCCAAGATATGATTATCCGCCAGAAACGGATGCAAGGCTATGACACCTTGTGGCTACCTGGGATGGACCATGCCGGGATTGCTACCCAGGCTAAGGTCGAACAAAAATTGCGTGAGGAAGAAAATGTCTCTCGTTATGACCTAGGTCGGGAAGCCTTCATCGATAAGACCTGGGAGTGGAAGGAAGAATACGCTGAAACCATCCGTAAGCAATGGGCCAAGATGGGGATTTCGGTTGATTATGACCGCGAACGCTTTACCTTAGATGACGGTTTATCTGAAGCAGTTCGCAAGGTATTTGTGACCCTCTATGAGAAGGGATTGATCTACCGTGGCGAATATATTATCAACTGGGACCCGGTCTTCCAAACCGCTCTGTCCGATATCGAAGTGGTCTATAAGGATGATGCGGGGGCCTTCTACCACCTGGAATATCCCTTGGCTGATGGCTCTGGCAGCCTCCGCCTAGCAACTACCCGTCCTGAAACCATGCTTGGGGATACGGCTGTAGCAGTCCACCCTGACGATGAACGCTATCAAGACTATATCGGTAAGACGGTGATTTTACCCTTAGTCGGGCGGGAAATTCCTGTAATCGCAGATAGCTATGTGGACCGGGAATTTGGGACCGGGGTGGTTAAGATTACACCTGCCCACGATCCGAATGACTTCGCAGTCGGCAACCGCCACCAGCTGGAGCGGATTAATGTGATGAATGCCGATGGGACCATGAACGAAAAGGCTGGCAAGTACCAGGGCATGACCCGGGAAGAGTGTCGCAAGGCCATTGTTGAGGACCTTAAGGCGGATGGTAGCTTGGTTGAAATTGAAGAAATGGTCCACAGTGTGGGGCACTCCGAACGGTCAGATGCCGTTGTTGAACCCCGCTTATCGACCCAATGGTTTGTGAAGATGGCGCCGCTGGCTGAGAAGGCCTTGGCTAACCAAAAAACGGAAGACCGCGTAGATTTCTACCCTCCACGTTTTGAACAAACCTTTACTTCTTGGATGGAGAATGTCCATGATTGGGTAATCTCACGGCAACTCTGGTGGGGCCACCAAATTCCAGCCTGGTACCACAATGAAACAGGGAAAATCTATGTCGGCATGGAAGCTCCTGCTGACGAAGAAAACTGGACCCAGGATGAAGACGTCCTCGATACCTGGTTCTCCAGTGCGCTCTGGCCATTCTCTACCATGGGCTGGCCGGATGAAGAGGCAGCGGACTACCAACGCTACTTCCCAACCAACACCCTGGTAACAGGCTATGATATTATCTTCTTCTGGGTCAGCCGGATGATCTTCCAATCCCTGGAATTTACCGGTCGTCGTCCCTTCCAAAATGTCTTGATCCACGGCTTGATTCGCGATTCAGAAGGCCGCAAGATGTCCAAGTCTCTGGGCAATGGGGTTGACCCAATGGATGTGGTGGACCAATACGGAGCAGATGCCCTCCGCTGGTTCCTAGCCACTGGATCGACACCTGGTCAGGATATCCGTTACTATCCAGAAAAACTAGAGGCTGCTTGGAACTTTATCAATAAGATTTGGAATGCCAGCCGTTATGCCCTGATGAACCTGGATGGCCTCAGCTATGATGAAATCGATCTGAGCCAGGTGACGAATATTGTCGATAAGTGGATCCTGACCCGCTTAAATGAAACGATTGAAAAAGTCACCCGTAACTTCGATAACTTTGAATTCGGTGAAGCTGGACGCTCGCTCTACCACTTCATCTGGGATGACTTCTGTGACTGGTATATTGAAATGAGTAAGGAAGTCTTGAACGGCGATGACCAAGCCGCTAAGTTAACGACCCGGTCAGTTCTTGCCTATACCCTTGACCAAATCCTGCGCTTGCTCCATCCGATCATGCCTTTTGTTACGGAAGAAATCTGGCAAAATGTGCCCCATGAAGGTAGTAGCATCGTGACTGCAGCCTATCCCGAAGTTCAAGCGGATCAAATCGATAAAGAGGCAGCCAAGCAAATGGAGGCTTTAATCAGCCTTATCCGTGCGGTCCGCAATGCACGGAATGAGAACAATGTGGCGCCTTCTAAGGCGATCGATATCCAAATTAAGGCGGATAGTCCAGCCACTAAGGACATGTTAGAGGCTAATAGTGATTATCTGGACCGATTCCTGAACCCTGACCATCTTACCATTGCGACAGATCTAGAAGTCCCCGATAAGGCCATGACTCTCTTCTTCGATGCCGGTGAAGTCTACCTTCCTCTAGCTGGTTTCTTAAATCTCGACGAAGAAATTGCCCGTCTTGAAAAAGAAGCCGATAAATGGCGGGATGAAGTTGCCCGAGTTGAGAAAAAATTAGCCAACCAAGGCTTTGTCAATAATGCTCCTGAAGCAGTTGTCGCTAAGGAACGGGAAAAAGGTAGCCAATACCAAGAAAAACTTCAAGCTACCCTGGAACGTATTGAAGATTTAAAAGCTTAG
- a CDS encoding cold-shock protein, producing the protein MEQGTVKWFNPAKGFGFIEREGADDVFVHFSAINDEGFKTLEEGQSVEFEIEESDRGPQAANVNKL; encoded by the coding sequence ATGGAACAAGGAACAGTTAAATGGTTTAACCCAGCAAAAGGTTTTGGCTTCATCGAACGTGAAGGTGCTGACGATGTCTTCGTACACTTCTCAGCTATCAACGATGAAGGCTTCAAAACACTTGAAGAAGGTCAATCTGTTGAATTTGAAATTGAAGAAAGCGACCGTGGCCCACAAGCGGCTAATGTCAACAAATTATAA
- a CDS encoding DNA-3-methyladenine glycosylase produces MGEEIFFKDPNLTTIDIAQDLLGCLLVSDLAEGRTAGWIVETEAYLGHNDRAAHVYGAKRTARTEAFYHEAGIFYIYNIHGQLCLNMITQSPSIPQGVLIRALEPAEGLDLMTERRQKTGLELANGPGKLCQALAVDKARDYGTSVEEGPLYIDFDQRRYPRQIASSARIGIPNKGDWTDKHLRFYVEGHPAVSKMPKRQSNLAQAWKEELPNN; encoded by the coding sequence GTGGGAGAAGAGATCTTCTTTAAAGATCCTAACCTAACGACGATTGACATAGCACAAGACCTCCTCGGTTGCCTATTGGTTAGCGACCTAGCAGAGGGCCGGACAGCAGGGTGGATCGTGGAAACGGAGGCCTATTTGGGTCATAATGACCGAGCAGCCCATGTTTATGGAGCTAAGCGGACAGCGCGCACAGAAGCCTTCTACCACGAGGCGGGCATCTTCTATATTTATAATATCCACGGCCAGTTATGTCTAAATATGATCACCCAGTCTCCAAGTATTCCACAAGGGGTCTTAATCCGTGCTCTGGAGCCAGCAGAAGGCCTTGACCTTATGACCGAGCGCCGGCAGAAAACAGGGCTTGAATTAGCGAATGGCCCGGGTAAGCTCTGCCAAGCGCTTGCAGTTGACAAGGCACGGGACTATGGCACATCAGTAGAAGAGGGCCCCCTCTATATAGACTTCGATCAGCGGCGCTATCCTCGACAAATTGCTTCATCGGCTAGGATCGGCATTCCTAATAAAGGGGACTGGACAGACAAGCACTTACGCTTTTATGTCGAGGGACACCCTGCTGTCTCCAAAATGCCCAAGCGTCAGTCCAACTTGGCCCAGGCCTGGAAAGAAGAATTGCCAAATAACTAA
- the leuS gene encoding leucine--tRNA ligase: protein MTFNHLEIEKKWQGYWEEHDSFKTLEDHSLPKYYALDMFPYPSGAGLHVGHPEGYTATDIVSRMKRAQGYNVLHPMGWDAFGLPAEQYALDTGNDPAQFTEQNIETFKNQIKSLGFSYDWNREVNTTDPDYYKWTQWIFTKLYEKGLAYEDEIMVNWCEALGTVLANEEVIDGLSERGGHPVVRRPMKQWVLRITAYADRLLEDLDDLDWPESIKEMQRNWIGRSEGAQVNFQIKDSEESFEAFTTRPDTLYGATFCVLSPEHPLVKKITTADQAQAVEAYVEEASHKADLERTDLAKEKTGVFTGAYAINPLSGEEIPVWIADYVLMSYGTGAIMAVPAHDSRDYEFAKQFDIPIKAVIEGGNIEEEAYTGDGKHINSAELDGLDKEEAIQKAIEVLEEKGAGEAQVSYRLRDWVFSRQRYWGEPIPVIHWEDGTTTAVKEEDLPVLLPKGENIRPSGTGESPLANFEDWLNVTDPETGMKGKRETNTMPQWAGSSWYFLRYCDPHNDQAVISEEAANYWLNVDLYIGGAEHAVLHLLYARFWYKFLYDLGIVPTKEPFQKLFNQGMILGEGHEKMSKSKGNVVNPDDVVEAYGADTLRLYEMFMGPLDASIAWSEEGLAGSRKFLDRVWRLMIDQEGELRDRITTINTGELDKVYHQTVKKVTEDYEKLHFNTAISQLMVFINEAYKAEALAFEYMKGFVQLLVPITPHLGEELWERLTGQAGISYVPWPEYDESLLADDQIEVVYQVNGKIKAHDEVPADLSKEELAERAQAHELIQAEIAGKTIRKVIAVPNKLVNIVAN from the coding sequence ATGACATTTAATCATTTAGAAATTGAAAAGAAATGGCAAGGCTATTGGGAAGAACACGATAGCTTTAAGACTTTAGAGGACCATTCCTTGCCTAAATACTATGCCTTGGATATGTTCCCTTACCCATCTGGGGCCGGCCTCCATGTGGGTCACCCAGAAGGTTATACGGCAACAGATATTGTTTCGCGGATGAAACGGGCCCAGGGCTACAATGTCCTCCATCCTATGGGCTGGGATGCTTTTGGCTTGCCAGCTGAACAATATGCCTTGGATACGGGGAATGATCCCGCCCAATTCACTGAACAAAATATCGAAACCTTCAAGAATCAAATTAAGTCACTCGGTTTTAGCTATGACTGGAACCGTGAAGTGAACACGACGGACCCCGATTACTATAAGTGGACCCAGTGGATCTTTACCAAGCTCTATGAGAAGGGGCTTGCTTATGAAGATGAAATCATGGTCAACTGGTGCGAGGCCTTAGGGACTGTGCTCGCCAATGAAGAAGTTATTGATGGGCTTTCCGAACGGGGCGGCCATCCTGTTGTGCGTCGCCCAATGAAACAATGGGTACTGCGGATTACGGCTTATGCGGACCGTTTGCTGGAAGACTTAGATGACCTCGACTGGCCAGAGAGCATCAAGGAAATGCAACGCAATTGGATTGGACGGTCAGAAGGGGCCCAAGTTAACTTCCAAATCAAGGATAGTGAGGAAAGCTTTGAAGCCTTTACCACTCGGCCAGATACCTTATATGGGGCAACTTTCTGTGTGCTCTCGCCTGAACATCCCTTAGTGAAGAAGATTACGACGGCTGACCAAGCCCAAGCAGTCGAAGCTTATGTGGAAGAAGCTTCTCATAAGGCGGACCTGGAACGGACCGACCTCGCCAAGGAAAAAACTGGCGTCTTTACGGGTGCTTATGCCATTAATCCGCTGAGTGGAGAAGAAATTCCGGTTTGGATTGCAGACTATGTCCTGATGTCTTACGGGACTGGTGCCATTATGGCCGTTCCTGCCCACGATAGCCGGGACTATGAATTTGCTAAGCAGTTCGATATTCCGATTAAAGCAGTCATTGAAGGTGGCAATATCGAAGAAGAAGCTTATACCGGTGACGGTAAACATATCAATTCCGCTGAATTAGATGGTCTAGATAAGGAAGAAGCCATCCAGAAAGCCATTGAAGTCTTGGAAGAAAAAGGCGCGGGTGAAGCCCAGGTTTCTTACCGTCTACGCGACTGGGTCTTCTCACGCCAGCGTTATTGGGGCGAACCAATCCCTGTTATCCACTGGGAAGATGGAACGACAACAGCGGTTAAGGAAGAAGACCTGCCTGTGCTCTTACCTAAGGGAGAAAATATTCGACCAAGTGGGACAGGCGAATCTCCTCTGGCTAATTTTGAAGATTGGCTCAATGTCACAGACCCAGAAACAGGGATGAAGGGCAAACGGGAAACCAATACTATGCCACAGTGGGCAGGCTCTTCTTGGTATTTCTTGCGTTACTGTGATCCGCACAATGACCAAGCCGTGATTAGCGAAGAAGCTGCTAACTACTGGCTCAATGTGGACCTCTACATCGGTGGGGCAGAACATGCGGTTCTCCACTTGCTCTATGCCCGCTTCTGGTATAAATTCCTCTACGACTTAGGCATTGTCCCAACCAAGGAACCTTTCCAAAAACTCTTCAACCAAGGCATGATCCTGGGTGAAGGCCATGAAAAGATGTCTAAGTCAAAAGGCAATGTGGTGAACCCTGACGATGTGGTGGAAGCCTATGGGGCAGATACCCTCCGTCTCTATGAAATGTTTATGGGCCCTCTAGATGCTTCGATTGCCTGGAGTGAAGAAGGTTTGGCTGGTTCTCGTAAGTTCCTCGACCGGGTATGGCGTTTAATGATCGACCAAGAAGGCGAGCTGCGCGACCGGATCACAACTATTAATACTGGCGAACTGGACAAGGTTTACCACCAAACCGTTAAGAAGGTCACAGAAGACTATGAGAAATTACACTTTAATACAGCTATTTCCCAATTAATGGTCTTCATTAACGAAGCCTACAAGGCAGAAGCCCTAGCTTTTGAATACATGAAGGGCTTTGTTCAATTACTTGTGCCAATTACCCCTCACTTGGGTGAAGAGCTCTGGGAACGTTTGACTGGCCAAGCTGGGATTTCTTATGTGCCATGGCCAGAATACGATGAAAGCCTCTTGGCGGACGACCAAATTGAAGTGGTTTACCAAGTCAATGGGAAGATCAAGGCCCATGATGAAGTGCCTGCAGACTTGTCGAAAGAAGAATTAGCTGAACGTGCCCAAGCTCACGAACTGATCCAAGCTGAGATTGCAGGTAAAACCATCCGTAAAGTGATCGCCGTACCAAATAAACTGGTTAATATTGTAGCCAACTAA
- a CDS encoding muramidase family protein: MKLTLNKAQLLKTGALICGSAAVVAAVSADLTETVSADQVAVTATSTRTNQFLNKVVPHATELAGQNDLYASVMIAQAVLESGWGSSSLSQAPYNNLFGIKGNYQGNSVVMNTLEDNGSGSYYGIRDGFRAYPSYRESLIDYVGLLKNGPSFNSNFYSGAWKSNTNSYRDATAWLTGRYATDTSYGPKLNNLIETYGLTAYDQGGSAPSVKTQARQNLSQKQSTGKSYTVKPGDGLYTVARNLGTSVSALKAQYGLTSNLIHPGQVFSVGASTSSQKAQPAPSSQDTKQANTPSTGKSYTVKPGDGLYTVARKLGTTVSALKAQYGLTSNLIHPGQVFSVGAANSSQASKPAPSQQMPKQTSSQSTGKSYTVKPGDGLYTVARNLGTTVSALKAQYGLTSNLIHPGQVFSTSGGQTSAKQTTQAPATSRPLAPASQATPVASGHKVQAGDTLWRIASANGMTVQELKALNGLTGSNIYVGQELKLSQSPAKVAPASQAVTSQAAPVQARSQAQTPAQAPANAASQSQASSSPATAQSQAYTIQAGDNLYRISVNHGVGLNELLAANNLKQDSLILPGQSLTIPGK, translated from the coding sequence TTGAAATTGACATTAAATAAAGCTCAACTTTTGAAAACTGGTGCCTTAATCTGTGGGTCTGCAGCTGTTGTGGCAGCAGTCAGTGCCGACCTAACAGAAACCGTGTCTGCAGACCAAGTCGCAGTCACAGCCACTTCGACCAGAACCAATCAATTCTTAAACAAAGTGGTTCCCCATGCCACTGAACTTGCAGGTCAAAATGACCTCTATGCTTCTGTGATGATTGCTCAAGCCGTCCTTGAATCAGGCTGGGGATCAAGTAGCTTATCTCAAGCACCTTATAACAATCTCTTCGGTATCAAAGGAAACTACCAAGGCAATTCAGTCGTGATGAATACCCTTGAAGATAATGGCTCAGGTTCTTATTATGGGATCCGTGACGGTTTTAGAGCTTATCCATCTTATCGTGAGTCCTTAATTGACTATGTGGGTCTCTTGAAGAACGGCCCTTCCTTTAATTCTAATTTCTACAGTGGGGCATGGAAATCGAATACCAACTCCTATCGTGATGCGACAGCTTGGCTAACTGGCCGTTATGCGACGGACACCTCTTATGGCCCCAAGCTAAACAACTTGATCGAAACGTATGGTTTGACTGCCTATGACCAAGGAGGCAGCGCGCCATCAGTTAAGACCCAAGCTCGTCAAAATCTTAGTCAAAAGCAAAGTACTGGCAAGTCTTATACGGTTAAACCAGGGGATGGCCTTTATACAGTGGCACGCAACTTAGGGACAAGTGTTTCCGCCCTCAAGGCTCAATATGGTTTAACGTCAAACTTAATCCATCCAGGCCAAGTCTTCAGCGTGGGAGCCTCCACTAGCAGTCAAAAGGCTCAGCCAGCTCCAAGCAGTCAAGACACTAAGCAGGCTAATACGCCGTCTACGGGCAAGTCTTATACGGTTAAGCCAGGCGATGGCCTTTATACTGTCGCACGAAAGCTGGGGACGACCGTTTCTGCTCTTAAGGCTCAATATGGTTTAACGTCAAACTTAATCCATCCAGGCCAAGTCTTCAGTGTAGGGGCTGCCAATAGTAGTCAAGCGTCTAAGCCGGCACCAAGTCAGCAAATGCCTAAGCAAACAAGTAGCCAGTCGACTGGCAAGTCCTATACGGTTAAGCCAGGTGATGGCCTTTACACCGTTGCTCGTAATCTAGGAACGACTGTTTCAGCTCTTAAAGCGCAATATGGCTTAACGTCTAACTTAATCCATCCAGGCCAAGTCTTCTCCACTTCTGGTGGTCAGACGAGCGCTAAGCAAACGACACAAGCACCTGCGACAAGCCGTCCTCTAGCACCAGCTAGCCAAGCGACACCGGTTGCTAGCGGGCATAAGGTTCAGGCGGGTGATACCCTCTGGCGGATTGCTTCAGCTAATGGCATGACGGTCCAAGAATTGAAGGCATTGAACGGACTCACTGGGTCTAACATCTATGTCGGCCAAGAATTGAAATTGAGCCAATCGCCTGCTAAAGTGGCTCCTGCTTCTCAAGCAGTGACCAGCCAGGCAGCGCCAGTTCAAGCAAGGAGCCAAGCACAGACTCCAGCCCAAGCGCCTGCCAATGCGGCCAGCCAAAGCCAAGCAAGTAGCAGTCCAGCCACAGCTCAAAGCCAAGCCTACACTATCCAGGCGGGGGACAATCTCTACCGGATTTCAGTTAACCATGGGGTAGGGCTAAATGAGCTTTTAGCAGCTAATAATTTGAAACAAGATTCACTGATCCTGCCTGGTCAAAGCTTAACCATTCCTGGTAAATAG
- the glmS gene encoding glutamine--fructose-6-phosphate transaminase (isomerizing), translated as MCGITGFIGQGDVTEALLNGLERLEYRGYDSAGIFTVNSQGQGRLFKAAGPIQALRDKVEADPSASAGIGHTRWATHGVASEANAHPHQSADGRFSLVHNGVIENYQEVKEKYLADYPFKSQTDTEVVVALIAYFAEKDQLTGQEAFLRALNEVEGSYAFVLLDKMNPDHLYAAKNKSPLLLGLGQGFNCLVSDAMAAIQLTDQYLEIHDGEVIDLEADAYHIQDASGQPIQRQAYTARLNADDLEKGTYPYYMLKEIDEQPAVLRRIVQAYSDDQGNLNVDPNILAKIQASDRLYIIAAGTSMHAGLMGKALIESLAKIPVEVCIASEFAYARPLLSEKPYFIYISQSGETADSRQVLVQTNEEGYPSLTITNTPGSTLSREADDTLLLHAGPEIAVASTKAYTAQMAVLAILAGALAQAKGEKLAFDMKQELGRVAQAMEAAVSEKDRCHDLARQYFADQSTAFYIGRSLDYYSSLEAALKLKEISYIQAEGFAAGELKHGTIALIEEGTPVIALITQEKTAAMVRSNVEEVRSRGAQVIHIASENCQRPGDQLLVMQVEECLLPLVSIVYAQLLAYYATIERGYDVDKPRNLAKSVTVE; from the coding sequence ATGTGTGGAATTACTGGATTTATTGGTCAAGGGGACGTCACAGAGGCCCTCTTGAACGGACTAGAACGTCTGGAGTACAGAGGTTATGATTCAGCGGGGATTTTTACCGTTAATTCTCAAGGGCAAGGTCGGCTTTTTAAGGCAGCTGGACCGATCCAAGCCTTGCGGGATAAGGTCGAAGCTGACCCATCAGCAAGTGCTGGGATTGGGCATACCCGCTGGGCGACTCATGGTGTGGCTAGCGAGGCCAATGCCCATCCCCACCAATCCGCGGATGGTCGTTTTAGCCTGGTCCATAATGGGGTAATTGAGAATTATCAGGAAGTCAAAGAAAAATATCTAGCAGATTATCCCTTTAAGAGCCAAACGGATACGGAAGTGGTCGTTGCACTGATCGCTTACTTCGCCGAGAAAGACCAACTTACTGGTCAGGAAGCCTTCCTGCGGGCCTTGAATGAAGTTGAGGGCTCTTATGCCTTTGTGCTCTTGGATAAAATGAATCCTGATCATTTGTACGCGGCTAAGAACAAAAGTCCACTCTTATTGGGGCTTGGTCAAGGCTTTAATTGCTTGGTTTCTGATGCTATGGCGGCCATTCAATTGACCGACCAATACCTAGAAATCCATGATGGAGAGGTCATTGACCTGGAAGCCGACGCCTACCATATCCAAGATGCGTCTGGTCAGCCAATCCAACGCCAAGCTTATACGGCCCGTCTCAATGCGGATGATTTGGAGAAGGGGACCTATCCTTATTACATGCTTAAGGAAATCGACGAACAACCCGCAGTCCTACGTCGGATTGTCCAAGCCTACAGTGATGACCAGGGAAATTTAAACGTAGATCCTAATATTCTAGCGAAGATCCAAGCTTCCGACCGCCTCTATATCATTGCGGCGGGGACTTCGATGCACGCCGGTTTAATGGGCAAGGCCTTGATTGAATCCTTGGCTAAGATTCCGGTTGAGGTTTGTATCGCTTCGGAATTTGCCTATGCCCGCCCCTTATTGAGTGAGAAGCCTTACTTTATCTATATCTCCCAATCTGGAGAAACTGCTGACTCCCGGCAAGTTTTGGTTCAGACCAATGAAGAAGGCTATCCTTCTTTAACGATTACCAATACGCCAGGGTCTACCTTGTCGCGTGAAGCAGACGATACCCTCCTCCTCCATGCGGGACCAGAAATCGCGGTTGCTTCGACTAAGGCTTACACAGCGCAAATGGCGGTATTGGCCATTCTTGCCGGTGCCTTGGCCCAAGCAAAAGGCGAAAAGCTCGCCTTCGATATGAAGCAGGAATTGGGGCGGGTAGCCCAGGCCATGGAAGCAGCTGTGAGTGAAAAAGATCGCTGCCATGACCTAGCCCGTCAGTATTTTGCTGACCAATCGACTGCCTTTTATATTGGGCGGTCATTGGACTATTACTCTAGCTTGGAAGCAGCCCTTAAATTAAAAGAAATTTCTTATATCCAAGCAGAGGGCTTTGCTGCTGGTGAATTGAAGCATGGGACTATCGCTTTAATTGAAGAAGGGACGCCGGTCATTGCGCTGATTACTCAAGAGAAGACGGCTGCAATGGTGCGGAGTAATGTGGAGGAAGTCCGCTCGCGCGGGGCTCAAGTTATCCATATTGCCAGCGAAAATTGCCAAAGACCGGGGGACCAATTGCTGGTGATGCAGGTAGAAGAGTGTCTCTTGCCGCTGGTGAGCATCGTCTACGCTCAACTTCTCGCTTACTACGCCACGATTGAACGGGGCTATGATGTGGATAAACCAAGAAACTTAGCCAAATCCGTAACCGTCGAATAG